A region from the Gossypium hirsutum isolate 1008001.06 chromosome A08, Gossypium_hirsutum_v2.1, whole genome shotgun sequence genome encodes:
- the LOC121204924 gene encoding pentatricopeptide repeat-containing protein At1g03100, mitochondrial has translation MRRSTASVSPSFLSALLSCKHFSVARICRCPPPVYGTHRWVCGISDSLSNNTLNASSSSPYRLMLFSTMAGTILVQARDPAKLNMEILNAIDERRYIDTWKLYEQHMQMEGFPRKSVVNRLLAGFAETLDVKWLEKAYAMVEQAFEESKQNLLEKEPLIYLSLGLAKCGLPVPASTILRKLVETEKFPPVTAWLAILAHMSQTAPGAYLAAELILEIGYLFQDGRVDPRKKSNAPLIAMKPNTTAFNIALAGCLLFCTTRKAEQLLHIMPRICVKADANLLIVMAHIYERNGRREELKKLQRHIDEACNLTDIQFRQFYNCLLTCHLKFGDLDSASNMVLEMLRKAKDARNSLAVATLVLEAARNDNRAFTARISGPNLSQNEPEGSHKDRLIEHQIISYEEFSRDRNFVKLGNEAKEVLLSLLAKLQTQVELITTEHGILQPTEKIYVKLVKAFLEAGKLKDLARFLIKAEKEDSPVSNDDSALVHVIKSCISLGWLDQAHDLLDEMRFAGVRTGSSVYASLLKAYCKANRLREVTSLLRDAQKAGIQLDSSCYDTLIQSRVLQQDTQGALDLFKEMKEAKIPGGGNPEFEQLVEGCAGNAEAGLMAKLLREIREGQKLDSGVHDWNNVIHFFCKKRLMADAEKALAKMRSLGHTPNAQTFHSMVTGYAAIGGKYIEVTELWGEMKSLASSAPIKFDQELLDSLLYTFVRGGFFVRANEVVNMMEKGNMFIDKYKYRTLYLKYHKTLYKGKTPKFLTESQLKKREAALSFKKWIGIC, from the coding sequence ATGAGACGTTCAACCGCGTCAGTCTCCCCTTCCTTTTTATCTGCCTTACTTTCTTGTAAGCATTTTAGTGTTGCTAGGATTTGCAGATGCCCGCCTCCTGTTTATGGGACTCATAGGTGGGTTTGTGGGATTTCCGACTCGTTGTCAAACAATACATTAAACGCATCTTCAAGTTCTCCTTATAGGTTGATGCTATTTTCAACAATGGCTGGTACAATCTTGGTCCAGGCTCGAGACCCAGCCAAACTAAATATGGAAATACTTAATGCAATTGATGAACGAAGATATATAGATACATGGAAGCTGTATGAACAGCACATGCAGATGGAAGGGTTTCCTCGAAAATCTGTTGTGAACAGACTTCTGGCAGGTTTTGCGGAAACCCTTGATGTTAAATGGCTTGAGAAGGCTTATGCGATGGTTGAACAAGCCTTTGAGGAAAGTAAACAGAATTTGTTGGAGAAGGAGCCTCTGATATATCTTTCTCTTGGTCTTGCCAAATGCGGTTTGCCGGTTCCTGCATCGACCATTCTGAGAAAATTGGTAGAAACTGAAAAATTTCCTCCTGTAACAGCCTGGTTGGCCATCTTGGCCCACATGTCACAAACAGCTCCCGGTGCTTACCTAGCTGCTGAATTGATTCTTGAGATAGGTTATTTGTTCCAGGATGGGAGGGTGGACCCCCGTAAGAAGAGTAATGCACCATTGATTGCTATGAAGCCTAATACTACCGCTTTCAACATTGCTTTGGCCGGGTGCCTTTTATTCTGCACAACAAGAAAAGCAGAGCAGCTCCTTCACATAATGCCTCGAATTTGTGTAAAAGCTGATGCAAACTTACTGATTGTAATGGCACACATATATGAAAGAAATGGGCGAAGGGAAGAGCTGAAGAAACTTCAGAGGCACATAGACGAAGCTTGTAACTTGACTGATATTCAGTTCCGACAGTTTTATAATTGCTTGCTTACATGCCATTTAAAATTTGGTGATCTTGATTCTGCCTCTAATATGGTCTTGGAAATGCTACGGAAAGCAAAGGATGCGCGAAATTCTCTTGCTGTTGCTACGCTTGTGCTTGAAGCTGCTAGAAATGATAACAGAGCCTTTACTGCACGTATTTCTGGGCCAAATCTGAGCCAAAATGAACCAGAGGGATCACATAAGGACAGATTAATAGAGCACCAGATTATATCTTATGAGGAGTTCTCTAGAGATAGAAATTTTGTTAAACTTGGAAATGAGGCTAAGGAAGTACTTCTTAGTTTGCTAGCTAAGTTGCAGACACAAGTTGAATTGATTACTACTGAACATGGCATTCTACAACCAACAGAAAAAATTTACGTGAAATTGGTTAAGGCTTTCCTTGAAGCAGGGAAGCTCAAGGATTTGGCTCGGTTTCTTATCAAGGCTGAAAAAGAAGATTCCCCAGTTTCCAATGATGATTCGGCATTGGTTCACGTTATCAAGTCATGCATTTCACTTGGGTGGTTAGATCAAGCGCATGACCTCTTGGATGAAATGCGTTTTGCTGGAGTTAGAACTGGTTCTTCGGTATATGCCTCCCTGTTAAAAGCATATTGTAAAGCAAACCGCCTACGAGAAGTGACTTCACTTTTACGAGATGCTCAGAAGGCTGGGATCCAACTAGATTCTAGTTGTTATGACACATTGATACAATCCCGAGTGCTTCAACAGGATACTCAAGGAGCTCTTGATCTATTCAAGGAGATGAAGGAGGCTAAGATACCCGGAGGTGGTAATCCTGAATTCGAGCAGTTGGTCGAGGGATGTGCAGGCAATGCTGAAGCAGGGTTAATGGCGAAGCTCTTGCGAGAAATCAGGGAAGGCCAGAAACTGGATAGTGGAGTACATGACTGGAATAATGTAATACATTTTTTCTGTAAGAAAAGGTTAATGGCAGATGCCGAAAAAGCTTTGGCAAAAATGAGGAGCCTGGGGCATACTCCGAATGCTCAAACCTTCCATTCTATGGTCACTGGATACGCTGCTATTGGAGGAAAATACATCGAGGTAACCGAGCTCTGGGGTGAAATGAAATCACTTGCTTCTTCCGCTCCAATTAAGTTTGATCAGGAACTTCTGGATTCTTTGTTATATACCTTCGTGAGGGGCGGATTTTTCGTTCGAGCTAACGAAGTTGTCAATATGATGGAAAAAGGAAACATGTTCATTGACAAATACAAGTATCGAACCCTCTACTTGAAGTACCATAAAACACTTTATAAGGGCAAGACTCCTAAATTCCTGACAGAATCCCAGCTAAAGAAGAGGGAAGCTGCTTTGAGTTTCAAGAAGTGGATTGGTATATGTTAG
- the LOC121204923 gene encoding COMPASS-like H3K4 histone methylase component WDR5B, with product MASGGTNQQPTAAYKPYRHLKTLAGHQRAVSCVKFSNDGTLLASASLDKTLIIWSASTLSLLHRLVGHSEGISDLAWSSDSHYICSASDDRTLRIWDARPPFDCLKILKGHSDFVFCVNFNPQSNLIVSGSFDETIRIWEVKTGKCLRVIRAHSMPVTSVHFNRDGSLIVSGSHDGTCKIWAAKEGTCLKTLIDDKDPAVSFTKFSPNGKFILVATLDSTLKLWNYSTGKFLKIYQGHTNKVYCITSTFSVTSGKYIVSGSEDKCVYLWDLQSKAMIQRLEGHSDTVISVTCHPVENKIASAGLDGDRTIRVWVQNA from the exons ATGGCTAGTGGTGGTACCAACCAGCAACCAACCGCCGCCTACAAACCCTACCGTCACCTGAAAACGCTAGCTGGCCACCAACGCGCCGTATCCTGTGTCAAATTTTCCAACGACGGTACCCTCTTAGCCTCCGCCTCCCTCGACAAAACCCTAATTATTTGGTCCGCCTCGACCCTCTCCCTCCTCCACCGCCTTGTCGGCCACTCGGAAGGCATATCAGACCTCGCCTGGTCCTCCGATTCTCACTACATCTGCTCCGCCTCCGACGATCGCACCCTTCGCATCTGGGATGCACGACCCCCGTTCGATTGCCTCAAGATCCTCAAGGGACACTCCGACTTCGTCTTTTGCGTGAACTTCAACCCGCAGTCGAATCTCATCGTCTCAGGCTCCTTCGACGAGACGATTCGCATTTGGGAGGTGAAAACCGGCAAGTGCTTGAGGGTAATCCGAGCCCACTCCATGCCGGTGACGTCGGTTCATTTTAACCGCGACGGTTCGCTGATTGTATCAGGCAGCCACGACGGGACATGCAAGATTTGGGCCGCCAAAGAAGGTACTTGCTTGAAAACCCTAATCGACGACAAAGATCCCGCCGTCTCGTTCACCAAATTCTCCCCCAACGGGAAATTCATTCTGGTCGCAACCCTCGACAGCACTCTT AAGCTGTGGAATTATTCAACTGGTAAGTTTCTGAAAATTTATCAAGGACATACAAACAAAGTTTACTGTATAACATCAACATTCTCGGTTACGAGCGGGAAGTACATCGTTAGTGGATCAGAGGATAAATGTGTTTATCTATGGGATCTTCAATCCAAAGCCATGATTCAGAGACTCGAAGGCCATTCGGATACTGTTATATCCGTGACTTGCCATCCCGTTGAGAATAAAATCGCCTCTGCTGGGCTTGACGGGGATCGAACAATTAGGGTTTGGGTTCAAAATGCTTGA
- the LOC107960958 gene encoding protein LIFEGUARD 2 produces MWNQPYRKNDTEAGPRPLYPMMLEPAEMRWAFIRKIYSIIAVQLFATIAVAATVVTVHPISNFFVSTGAGLALYIVLIITPFITLCPLYYYYQKHPVNYLLLGVFTVSLAFAVGLTCAFTSGKVILESVILTTVVVVALTLYTFWAAKRGHDFNFLGPFLFGAVLVLMVFALIQILFPLGRISVMIYGCLASIIFCGYIIYDTDNLIKRHSYDEYIWAAVSLYLDIINLFLALLTVFRAADS; encoded by the exons ATGTGGAACCAGCCTTACCGGAAAAATGATACGGAGGCCGGACCGAGGCCTTTGTATCCTATGATGTTAGAACCCGCGGAGATGAGGTGGGCGTTTATCCGGAAAATTTACTCCATCATTGCTGTTCAGTTGTTTGCTACAATCGCGGTGGCTGCCACGGTGGTTACTGTCCATCCGATTTCTAATTTCTTCGTCAGTACTGGCGCCGGCTTGGCTCTTTATATTGTCCTAATTATCACGCCTTTCATTA CTTTGTGTCCATTGTATTACTATTACCAGAAGCATCCAGTGAACTATCTTTTGCTTGGAGTTTTCACAGTTTCTTTAGCTTTTGCTGTTGGATTGACGTGCGCTTTTACCAGTG GGAAGGTTATTTTGGAGTCGGTGATTTTGACGACCGTCGTGGTGGTGGCTCTAACCCTTTACACCTTCTGGGCTGCAAAGAGAGGTCATGATTTCAACTTCCTCGGCCCTTTCCTGTTCGGTGCTGTCCTTGTTCTTATGGTTTTCGCTCTGATCCAG ATACTGTTCCCACTGGGTAGAATCTCGGTGATGATATACGGGTGTTTGGCCTCCATCATCTTCTGCGGCTATATCATATATGACACCGACAACTTGATCAAGCGACATTCTTATGATGAGTACATATGGGCTGCTGTATCTTTGTATTTGGACATCATTAATCTCTTCCTCGCATTGCTTACTGTTTTCAGAGCTGCAGATAGTTGA